From a region of the Dictyostelium discoideum AX4 chromosome 2 chromosome, whole genome shotgun sequence genome:
- a CDS encoding hypothetical protein (Similar to hypothetical ORF; Ypl110cp), with protein MEKEDNIDNSSSSNSNSNSNNNNNEINNFGNHHHNDDNISFSSNNNNNNNNSNKGSNINNSSTTTTTTSTPLIGGDGGGDSCEVKRSRNILPHEVLLTRVTFKVETPIGYVRENNVLAIIGDSAEIGNWKSKDAPQMVNSECTDTHLIWTIILSFPKATRINYKYIIKSNSNNSNHQNQNNHHHHHHHRNQLINSNGSTSSITSTSSSSSSITSKSNLVEWEASKGLSRTLSIEGIDMFVNDGLFGVLESGSKPWIGRGWLPEDEYQLRIQLQCDDNQSPVHLYDHLIEQNQLVLRLHDPFGLSQDFHLPMTGFTELVLHTHSLSSFSFSVTLLLKDGLNLPITTTTNNTTTTTTTTTTATANSNIGSNGASSPTSYPSSPNGYKVLGKSYICSNQVSTDLWGKLYTPIIGEKYFPIGEFRCNYLVVTPFSHPQNSLSNLWHSFVEQPQTLIGHRGNGKNNFGINANAVTENTILSFLTAAQFGAKMVEFDLQLTFDGVPVIFHDYEIEIETNEGFTMKETINRLTLEQFLKVKPTTNKSDLISQKLKRLKSLRISKSTSDLLSLSSCPSSTSFDPSSFLENVTQCNSNLVVSDNNNNNNNNNNNNNNNNNNNNNKNNDNNNNNNNKNNNTIRPSSIIHDRFSTLQDAFHLVPQEIGFMIEIKYPNLAMQNLRKFKAPERNEFIDIILNIVFNETNDRRIAFLTFDPDIAILLRTKQFRYPVLFLVCCDTPTFFEEFDPDVNINDNRGNSITNAISFVKTVNLDGIVCDSQTILNNHSFVNLIHSDNLLLFTYGSKNVDPVNVKIQKELGVDGIIADNITKLNKTVIELHTCNCTTYCGFILDGLISAVEGDAFFNCSNSNNCVFSQNVINQMLPVIPMTCMAGECINNNSSGSQNNNNTTSDNGSRNGSENSHHNSDSSNNDNIKCPTCDCNKSTTHFMIAIIIFLVVLIILSIINIILVFKKRKNNYT; from the exons atggaaaaag aggaTAACATCGACAACAGTAGCAgcagtaatagtaatagtaatagtaataataataataatgaaataaataattttggaaaccaccaccataatgatgataatatatcattttctagtaataataataataataataataatagtaataaaggcagtaatattaataatagtagtacaacaacaacaacaacatcaacaccattAATTGGAGGAGATGGTGGTGGAGATTCTTGTGAAGTCAAAAGAAGTAGGAATATATTACCACATGAAGTATTATTAACAAGAGTAACATTTAAAGTTGAAACACCAATTGGATACGTTAGAGAGAATAATGTTTTAGCAATCATTGGTGATAGTGCAGAGATTGGAAATTGGAAATCAAAGGATGCACCTCAAATGGTTAATTCCGAATGTACAGATACTCATTTAATTTGGActataattttatcattccCAAAAGCAACTAgaatcaattataaatatatcattaaatcaaatagtaataatagtaatcatcaaaatcaaaataatcatcatcatcatcatcatcacagaaatcaattaattaatagcAATGGGtcaacatcatcaatcacatcaacatcatcgtcatcgtcATCAATTACaagtaaatcaaatttagttGAATGGGAAGCAAGTAAGGGATTGAGTAgaacattatcaattgaaggTATTGATATGTTTGTTAATGATGGGTTATTTGGAGTATTAGAGTCTGGTTCAAAACCATGGATTGGTAGAGGTTGGTTACCAGAGGATGAATATCAATTACGTATTCAATTACAATGTGACGATAATCAATCACCAGTTCATCTATATGATCATCTAATTGAACAAAATCAATTGGTACTTCGTTTACATGATCCATTTGGTTTATCACAAGATTTTCATTTACCAATGACTGGTTTCACCGAATTGGTATTACATACTCATTCATTATCTTCTTTTAGTTTTAGTgtaactttattattaaaagatggtttgaatttaccaattaccaccactaccaacaatacaactactactactaccactaccaccaccgcCACAGCCAATAGTAATATTGGTAGTAATGGTGCATCATCTCCAACATCATatccatcatcaccaaatggTTATAAAGTTTTAGGTAAATCATATATTTGTTCTAATCAAGTTTCGACAGATTTATGGGGTAAGTTATATACTCCAATAATTGGGGAGAAGTATTTCCCAATTGGTGAATTTCGTTGCAACTATTTAGTGGTGACACCATTTTCTCATCCTCAAAATTCACTATCAAATCTTTGGCATTCATTCGTTGAACAACCTCAAACATTAATTGGACATCGTGGTAATGGTAAGAACAATTTTGGTATCAATGCAAACGCTGTCACAGAGAAtacaattttatcatttttaacaGCGGCTCAATTTGGAGCTAAAATGGTGGAATTCGATTTACAATTAACCTTTGATGGTGTACCAGTGATTTTCCATGattatgaaattgaaattgaaacaaATGAAGGTTTCACAATGAAAGAGACAATCAATCGTTTAACATTGgaacaatttttaaaggtGAAACCGACAACAAACAAAAGTGATTTAATTAGtcaaaaattgaaaagattaaaatcattacGTATTTCAAAGAGTACAAGTGatctattatcattatcaagtTGTCCATCTTCAACTTCATTTGATCCTTCCtcatttttagaaaatgttACACAATGTAATAGTAATTTGGTTGtcagtgataataataacaacaataataataataataataataataataataataataataataataataataaaaataatgataataataataataataataataaaaataataatacaattagaCCATCTAGTATCATTCATGATCGTTTTTCAACACTTCAAGATGCTTTTCATTTAGTACCACAAGAAATTGGTTTTatgattgaaattaaatatccAAATTTAGCAATGCAAAATTTACGTAAGTTTAAAGCACCTGAAAgaaatgaatttattgatataattttaaat attgtttttaatgaaaCAAATGATAGAAGAATTGCATTTTTAACATTTGATCCAGATATCGCAATTTTATTAAGAACTAAACAATTTAGATATccagttttatttttagtttgttGTGATACACCAACATTCTTTGAAGAATTCGACCCAGAtgtaaatattaatgataatagagGTAATAGCATTACAAATGCAATATCTTTTGTTAAAACTGTAAATTTGGATGGTATTGTTTGTGATAGtcaaacaattttaaataatcattcttttgtaaatttaattcatagtgataatttattattattcactTATGGTAGTAaaaa tgTTGATCCTGTTAAtgtaaaaattcaaaaagaatTGGGTGTTGATGGAATCATAGCTGATAATATTACAAAGTTAAATAAAACCGTTATtg aattacaTACATGTAATTGCACGACCTATTGTGGATTTATCCTTGATGGTTTAATATCAGCTGTTGAAGGAGAtgctttttttaattgtagtaatagtaataattgtGTTTTTAGCCAAAATGTTATTAACCAAATGTTACCAGTAATTCCAATGACATGTATGGCAGGTGaatgtataaataataatagtagtggtagccaaaataataataatactacaaGTGATAATGGTAGTAGAAATGGTAGCGAAAATAGTCATCATAATAGtgatagtagtaataatgataatattaaatgcCCAACTTGTGATTGTAATAAATCCACTACTCATTTCATGATagcaataattatttttttggttgttttgataattttatctATAATAAACATTATTcttgtatttaaaaaaagaaaaaataattatacataa
- a CDS encoding RING zinc finger-containing protein, translated as MTNEEEQQTTNQQQQQPTPQLVINDLDSILSPIGGGGRVKYTCLDVSKRYLALGANTGSLYFFERKSMSSIIPKNKNQDNQQQLQPQLQQPQSYLLPTVKIFTNENLSFTQILSLNDIRDQISIIKINPCNDNLVAIATHKTIFIIEPNISIRREKEKVLVKMTDHPKDAEITTLIWSHCGGYLFSGDDLGNLYCCSVTKARKSFFFSADLVYKCDSKLVQLDIIPSIPTITNTQLHQDIQLTTNSNSNSNNSSLNNHHQQQQNIVHTIPITNSIPPVNSITISILASTLTKSIVVNFQILTATNVGKVLSIIQIGKKQRENTKQGACFHPFYKSSVYTSRPGKRLWLADPIDGRVLSTMNFTPSSTTNEDGTTNPIPNIILKPKPLISSNSSNDANTYLTGKFPMIFSKLLPFGNYLISYDELSLLLIDVNEVEVLEWKLDTNQIHDLVVYHDSIYALHGQNHSISRIFTSIPLEILPTPQELQEQSDQLQKQQQQQQQQQQQPEEIISEPQSQPQPIAIASLIEEKKDEQLQPKKSESQENLTTLSNSDNIIGSEIDSTNTDNSTLSSSTNSLTIEGSASLPLVSESSNQQQQQQQQQQPSSLKSSTDQFVDDKLLDSTTTTTAVETSIQRVASKECIFSDIPLSSEPLMVSTSVKDPTLAASTTRKVIKKKVIKTALPQDQQLNGTNNTATLSTSPPQSIVSSSTTATTATATSTSIGAPTEVKRTVIVKKKIIKKAAALSTTTTTTPQISSPPISNPTPSPPLYVETVSSSTTTTTTTPAEVSLSPKKEETTIAPTPTPIPTSATTVTANNIQQGIFKTLNSATSSFLEIKQFALNKTNEIKSDITHKILGPSSGDDINSSNNTNVTLNNTTTATATATTATTITDNLNTTIVNEQQSQQHPIEVLEKLTKQTYESLQQYKENKTKTTSFEPMLQIWVQLFNSIEDSVIPSDMIKDIVTSCFCFGINLKSTKECSTGGGSGSGGNGKSLTHTNKLCKCWNEQLAIEFIKEYYQFLNTNRVYLNSNERKWDRCIEQLVEFESFTKQESKIISTIYQFIDSSDSSTCLTLLDSHCSNDYGLLFRFLNQLLELDPIESSKFFAKHFPIILPRNILNFTNSLIENDDIIINKSNDSGGGSRSNKELGNLIKFEYLNQLMKLKPECKFNSLELLEQWFLSNLMNNKPNQNQLFEEREDMSTTSTRKFIPKLKSNLIEWKSKDTLIQIIDNVINNEYGNGNLLKSLESMSAENGFHIGLYKIYEHYFKNVYSMKSILHNQEQLNHYSKKLLELTIFTDDKKGFSNCFENSTSIEIWSNTLEIMKQLRIDQHENEDQSGESSITFEISELFILDLIGKAIGPLETIELVCKFSEMFEKSKIETKLLSDWIKFGKWSLYDRPKLSYDILSLLDSHLWLKKPLTISPQFLTMIGPELDPTLPNNPFKEFFNKLGTSSHDSGDNIDFKIPSFFEDNSRRHWGVETELSTGSCPICTLSLAENPESSFLGSTPATIIVFPNCGHSYHHCCIEDQGCMLCFSKR; from the exons atgaccAATGAAGAGGaacaacaaacaacaaatcaacaacaacagcaaccaaCACCACAATTAGTTATAAATGATTTAGATAGTATATTATCACCAataggtggtggtggtagagTAAAGTATACATGTTTAGATGTttcaaaaagatatttagCATTGGGTGCAAATACTGGTAGTTTATATTTCTTTGAAAGGAAATCAATGTCATCAATAATtccaaagaataaaaatcaagataatcaacaacaactacaaccacaactacaacaaccacaatcatatttattaccaacagttaaaatatttacaaatgaaaatttatcattcacacaaattttatcattaaatgataTAAGGGatcaaatttcaattataaagataaatccatgtaatgataatttagtAGCGATTGCAACACATAAGACCATATTCATCATTGAACCGAATATATCAATTCGTagagagaaagagaaagtaTTGGTCAAGATGACAGATCATCCAAAAGATGCAGAAATTACAACATTGATATGGAGTCATTGCGGtggttatttatttagtgGCGATGATTTGGGTAACCTTTATTGTTGTTCCGTCACAAAAGCTAGAAAATCATTCTTTTTCTCTGCTGACCTAGTTTATAAATGTGATTCAAAACTTGTACAATTGGATATAATACCATCGATACCAACAATAACAAATACACAACTACACCAGGATATTCAATTAACCACAaactcaaattcaaattcgaATAATTCgtcattaaataatcatcatcaacaacaacaaaatattgTACATACTATACCAATAACAAATTCAATACCACCAGTAAACTCAATCACTATTTCAATATTAGCAAGCACATTAACCAAATCGATAGttgtaaattttcaaatactaACAGCTACCAATGTTGGTAAAGTATTGAGTATCATTCAAATTGGTAAGAAACAACGTGAGAATACTAAACAGGGTGCTTGTTTTCACCCATTTTATAAATCCTCTGTTTACACATCAAGACCTGGCAAAAGATTATGGTTAGCCGATCCAATTGATGGTCGTGTTTTATCGACTATGAATTTCACACCATCCTCAACCACAAACGAAGATGGTACTACAAATCCAATACCaaatataatattgaaaCCAAAACCATTAATATCTTCAAATTCATCCAATGATGCAAATACTTATCTCACTGGTAAATTCCCAATGATATTCTCAAAGTTATTACCATTTGGTAATTACTTAATATCATATGatgaattatcattactCTTAATCGATGTTAATGAAGTTGAAGTTTTAGAATGGAAATTAGATACAAATCAAATTCATGACTTGGTTGTTTATCATGATTCAATCTATGCATTACATGGTCAAAATCATTCTATCTCTAGAATTTTCACTTCAATTCCTTTAGAAATTTTACCAACTCCTCAAGAATTACAAGAACAATCTGatcaattacaaaaacaacaacaacaacaacaacaacaacaacaacaacctgaGGAAATAATAAGTGAACCACaatcacaaccacaaccaataGCAATAGCCTCATTAATTGAGGAAAAGAAAGATGAACAATTACAACCAAAGAAATCTGAATCAcaag agaatttaACAACTTTATCAAATAGTGATAATATAATTGGTAGTGAAATTGATAGTACAAATACTGATAATTCTACATTATCAAGTAGTACAAATTCATTAACTATTGAAGGTAGTGCAAGTTTGCCATTAGTTAGTGAATCAtcaaaccaacaacaacaacaacaacaacaacaacaaccttcatcattaaaatcatcaactGATCAATTCgttgatgataaattattggATAGTACAACAACGACAACAGCAGTTGAAACATCAATTCAAAGAGTAGCATCAAAAGAATGTATTTTCTCAGATATTCCTTTATCATCAGAACCATTAATGGTATCAACAAGTGTTAAAGATCCAACTTTAGCTGCATCAACAACTAGAAAggttataaagaaaaaggttATAAAAACAGCATTACCACAggatcaacaattaaatggAACAAATAATACAGCAACTCTATCAACTTCACCACCACAATCAAtagtatcatcatcaacaacagcaacaacagcaacagcaacatcaacatcaatagGAGCACCAACAGAAGTCAAAAGAACAGTTAttgtaaagaaaaaaattattaaaaaagcaGCGGCATtatcaactacaactacaaccacaCCACAAATCTCATCGccaccaatttcaaatcctacaccatcaccaccttTATATGTAGAAACcgtatcatcatcaacaacaacaacaacaaccacaccaGCAGAAGtatcattatcaccaaaaaaagaagaaactaCAATagcaccaacaccaacaccaataccAACATCAGCAACAACAGTTACAGCTAATAATATACAACAgggtatttttaaaacattaaatTCAGCTACATCATCATTCTTGGAGATTAAGCAATTtgcattaaataaaacaaatgaaattaaatctgATATTACACATAAAATTTTAGGTCCATCAAGTGGTGATGATATAAAttcaagtaataatacaaatgtaacattaaataatacaacaacagcaacagcaacagcaacaacagcaacaacaataacagataatttaaatacaacAATAGTAAAtgaacaacaatcacaacaacatcCAATTGAAGTTTTAGAGAAATTAACCAAACAAACCTATGAATCTTTACAACAATATAAAGAGAATAAGACAAAAACAACATCATTTGAACCAATGTTACAAATTTGGgtacaattatttaattctatcGAAGATAGTGTTATTCCAAGTGATATGATAAAAGATATAGTTACAAGTTGTTTCTGTTTTggtataaatttgaaatctaCTAAAGAGTGTAGtactggtggtggtagtggtagtggtggaaATGGTAAAAGTTTAACACATACAAATAAACTTTGTAAGTGTTGGAATGAACAATTAGCAATTGAATTCATTAAAGagtattatcaatttttaaataccaatagagtttatttaaattcaaatgaacGTAAATGGGATAGATGTATAGAACAAttggttgaatttgaatcatttacAAAACAAGAATCAAAGATAATCTCAACCATTTATCAATTCATTGATTCTTCAGATTCTTCAACTTGTTTAACATTATTGGATAGTCATTGTTCAAATGATtatggattattatttagattcttaaatcaattattagaattGGATCCAATTGAATCTTCAAAATTCTTTGCAAAACATTTCCCAATTATATTACCaagaaatattttaaattttacaaattctttaattgaaaacgatgatattattattaataaaagtaatgatagtggtggtggtagtagaagtaataaagaattaggtaatttaattaaatttgaatatttaaatcaattaatgaaattaaaaccagaatgtaaatttaattcactAGAATTATTAGAACAATGGTTCctttcaaatttaatgaataataaaccaaatcaaaatcaattatttgaagaaaGAGAAGATAtgtcaacaacatcaacaagaAAATTtataccaaaattaaaatcaaatttaattgaatggAAATCAAAAGATACTTTAATacaaattattgataatgtaattaataatgaatatggtaatggtaatttattGAAATCATTGGAATCAATGTCTGCTGAAAATGGTTTTCATATTGGcctttataaaatttatgaacattatttcaaaaatgtTTATTCTATGAAATCCATTTTACATAATCAAGaacaattgaatcattattcAAAGAAACTCTTGGAATTAACCATTTTCACTGATgataaaaaaggtttttcaaattgttttgaaaatagtacatcaattgaaatttggtCAAATACTTTAGAAATTATGAAACAATTAAGAATTGATCAACATGAAAATGAAGATCAATCTGGTGAATCAAGTAttacatttgaaatttcagaattatttatattggaTTTAATTGGTAAAGCAATTGGTCCATTGGAAACTATTGAATTGGTTTGCAAATTTTCAGAAATGTTTGAAAAGAGTAAAATTgaaactaaattattatcagattggattaaatttggaaaatgGTCGTTGTATGATAGACCAAAGTTATCATATGATATCTTATCACTTTTGGATAGTCATTTATGGTTAAAGAAACCCTTGACCATTTCACCTCAATTCTTAACTATGATTGGTCCTGAATTGGACCCAACTTTACCAAATAATCCATTCAAAGAATTCTTTAATAAACTTGGAACTTCAAGTCATGATAGTGGTGATAATATCGATTTTAAAATACCTTCATTCTTTGAAGATAATTCACGTAGACATTGGGGTGTAGAAACTGAATTATCAACTGGTTCTTGTCCAATTTGTACCTTATCTTTAGCTGAAAATCCTGAATCTTCATTTTTAGGTTCAACACCCGCTACAATTATAGTATTCCCAAATTGTGGTCATTCATATCATCATTGTTGTATTGAAGATCAAGGTTGTATGTTATGTTTTTCAaagagataa